The Acinetobacter shaoyimingii DNA segment GGTCAGTTTGACCCATGAAGGAGAGTTGTTTTACCAAGAAGCACAACAGTTAATTCAAAAACTCAAAGAGTTGCATCGGTTCAAGTATCAAGTGCGAGAACAGAAAGGCAAAATAACGGTTGGATTGCCAAAACGCATGGCGACACAAATTCTAATTCCCAGATTGGCTGAGTTTTATCAAAACCATCCTGAAGTCAAAGTACATATTAAATGTTGTGATGAGTATTCGAATTTGATTGATCAACAGTTGGATTGTGTGATCCGAGTGGGGGTGGTGAAAGATGAATATCTGATTGCAAAATCATTGGGAACATGCCGATTGTGTAGCGTGGTAGCGCCCAGCTACATTCAATTTTTTGGAAAACCAACACGCTTTGAAGATTTAGATCAGCATTATGCTGTTGAGTATTTGATTGAAAAAAATCAAAAGGATAAGAGTGAATTGCTGTTTTTGGGGCAACGCTTAAAATTACCGCATTTGGTTTTGGTTGAAGACACAGAAAGTTATATTCAAGCAGGATTGGCAGGATTAGGAATTATTCAAATTCCTGAATTTGATGCACGTTTTTATCTAAAACAAGGAACATTGATTGAGATATTTAAAGAAAATGAATCGATCCAATTACCGATTCATTTTCTCAGTCCAGATCGTAAATTTCGTCCAGAATATTTGCAAGATTTCATGCGCTGGTTCGCAGAGATTTTACAGAGCACGATGGATGCTTCATCGCAAAATCAAGCCCAGCCTAAGTCAAATTGATTACCAATGTTCACCAGGGAAAAGACGTGCGTAGGCACGTTGCACAAGATTTAACTTTTCTTGCTTGCCAACAGAAGCGGTTGAACTTGGGAATAAGTTATAACCAATCGACATCAGAATATTATTAATATCAGGGGCGATCGCATAGGTGATAGATGCGAGACGGCCTAAATGCGTTGCCACTTTCTTAGGACGTTTAACAATGGCATAAGCAATGAGGTCTGCAGCTTGTTCAGGCGATAGGGTTGGAACGTAATTATAAATTTTAGTCGGTGCAATCATTGGGGTTCTGACCAATGGCATATAGACAGATGTAATCGCAATTTTATGTGCGTGAACTTCTGCAGAAAGACAACGACTAAAGGCATCTAAAGCAGCTTTTGATGCAACATAAGCAGAAAAACGTGTCGCATTTGCCAGTACACCTATCGAACTAATATTAATAATATGGCCATCTTTACGTTTGATCATATGTGGCAAAATATTTAAGATCAGACGAACTGCGCCAAAATAATTCAGTTGAATGGTACGTTCGAAATCATGAAAACGATCTGTTGATTCATGTACGGCACGTCGTATCGATCGTCCAGCGTTGTTAATTAAAATGTCGATGTGATCCACTGCAAAGAGTATTTGTTGTGAGACTTCATCAATGGCATTCATATCATTTAAATCACATGGGAAAACACTGGCTTTGCCACCTTTGGCTTCGATTTCTGCTTTGGCTTCGATCAGTGCTTCTTCAGTACGTGCGACCAGTAAAACATGCGCTCCTGCATCTGCAAGTTTATGTGCAGTCGTCAGACCGATACCACTCGACGCACCTGTGATGAGAACAACTTTATCTTTGACTTTATTGATTAACTTACGATCTAATTTATTATTCATTCTGGTTTTCCCTATTCGCCAAGAATTCATTTTTAAGTCAAGTTCGTTTAGGATGATTTTTGCCTAAAAGATATACAGACTGTTTAGCCGAATAATAACTTAAAACAAGGAAATTGCTATAATTAAGTATATGAATTTACAAATTATTTTAGAGTAATTACTCTATTTATCATATTTTTATTTGTGTAGAGATTTTTATCACATTCTTTTGTAAAAGAAAAGTAAAAGCATACAAAGCTGCTTCAGATTAAAACAGCTTTGTAACTTAAAACTTAGACTTGAGCTAAGGCCTGTTCAAGGTCTGCAATCAAATCATCAGCATGTTCAATACCAATCGATAAGCGCACCATATCTATACTGACACCTGCCGCTTTTAACTCTTCTTCATTGAGTTGACGATGGGTGGTGGTTGCAGGGTGACATGCGAGACTTTTTGCATCACCAATATTGACTAGACGAGTGAACAATTGCAGGGCATCAATAAAGCGAGTTCCGCCAGCGAGCCCATCTTGAACGCCAAATGATAAAATTGCCGAAGGTTTCCCTTTAACGTATTTTTGCGCCAAAGCATATTGAGGATGATCTTTTAAACCTGCGTAATTCACCCATTTTACTTTAGGATGTGATTTGAGATATTCAGCCACTTTTAATGCATTTTCAGTATGGCGTTCCATACGCAGACTTAAGGTTTCCAATCCTTGTAAAATTAAAAATACATTTTGTGGACTAATCGCAGCACCTGTATTTCGAAGTGGGACGACACGCGCACGTGCGATGTATGCCGCTTCACCCAAAGCCTCAACATAATTGACCCCGTGATAACTTGGATCAGGAGTATTGAGTGCTTTAAAGCGTTCAGGATATTTGCCCCAAGGAAATTTACCGCTATCAACAATAATCCCACCAATCGAATTACCATGACCACCAATGTATTTGGTCAGTGAATGCACCACAATATCAGCACCAAAATCGAAAGACTTTTGTAGAACAGGGGTGGCAACGGTATTGTCGACAACTACAGGCACGCCATATTCATGCGCAATTTTGGCAATGGCTTCTAAATCAATAATATTGCCAAGTGGGTTACCAATGGATTCCACAAAGACCAATTTGGTTTTTTCATCAATTAAACCACGTAGTGCTTCAGGGTTTTGATAATCGAAAAAGCGCACTTCAATCCCTTGTTTAGGAAGCGTGTGTGCAAATAAGTTATACGTGCCACCATATAACGTTGATACAGATGCAATATTGTCACCCGCTTCTGCGATGGTCTGAATCGCATAGGTAATGGCTGCCATACCCGATGCCAAAGCCAAAGCGCCAATACCGCCTTCAAGTGCTGCGACACGTTGTTCAAGTACCGCAGTGGTTGGGTTCATAATGCGTGTGTAGATATTGCCTTGCACTTTTAAGTCGAATAAATCTGCACCATGTTGAGTATTATCAAAGGCATAAGATGTCGTTTGATAAATGGGGACAGCAACGGCTTTGGTGGTTGCTTCAGGAGCGTAACCCGCATGAATGGCAAGGGTTTCGTCTTTGTAGGTCATTGTTATTGCTTCCTGCTGTTTAAGAATTCGTCAAATATAGCATTTAGAGTATATTCAATATGATCTAAATTGTTGAAATATTTATCTATAAATTGCATAAGGCTGCAATGATATGGCTTTAAATTTTAAATAAATCTATGAATGAGTTTTGCATATTTTTTAAACTTGTAACATTCCATTGAAGAATAGGTTAATGCCTTATTTTTTTAATGTATTCATCGTATAATGCCTGCGGATATTGTTCGCATACTTTTGCGAATGTTGCTTTTTTTATAGAGGAGTCCTACGTGGCCCAATATATTTACACGATGAACCGTGTGTCGAAGATGGTTCCGCCAAAGCGCGAAATCTTAAAAGACATCTCTTTATCATTTTTCCCGGGCGCTAAAATTGGTGTACTCGGTTTAAACGGTGCAGGTAAATCTACCTTGCTTCGTATTATGGCTGGCGTAGATAAAGATTTCTCAGGTGAAGCGCGTGCTCAACCAGGAATTAAAATCGGTTACTTAGAGCAAGAGCCACCTTTAGATGAAACAAAAGACGTTCGTGGTAACGTTGAAGATGGTTTACGTGAACCTCTTGATGCACTTGCACGTTTAGATGAAGTTTTTGCTGAATATGCAGCTGAAGATGCTGACTTCGATGCACTTGCAAAAGAGCAAGAAAAGCTAGAAGCGATTATCCATGCTTGGGATGCACATAATATTGCAAACCAAATGGATCAAGCTGCGGCTGCATTAAACCTTCCGGCGTGGGATGCAGATGTCACTAAGCTTTCAGGTGGTGAACGTCGTCGTGTGGCACTTTGCCGTTTATTGCTTTCTAAGCCTGACATGTTGCTTCTTGATGAACCGACGAACCATTTAGATGCTTCATCTGTATCTTGGTTAGAACGTTTCTTGAAAGATTTCCCAGGCACAATCGTTGCGATTACGCATGACCGTTATTTCTTGGATAACGTGGCTGAGTGGATTCTTGAGCTTGACCGTGGCATGGGTATTCCATACCAAGGTAACTATTCTTCTTGGTTAGAGCAGAAAAATGCCCGCTTAGAACAAGAGAACAAGCAAGAAGAATCTTTTGCTAAAGCATTGAAAAAAGAACTTGAATGGGTTCGTTCAAATGCCAAAGGTCAACAAAAGAAAAACAAAGCGCGTATGGAGCGTTTTGAAGAGCTTAACTCTCGTGAATTCCAACAGCGTAATGAAACATCTGAAATCTACATTCCACCTGGTCCACGTTTAGGGAACAAGGTTGTAGAAGTTGAAGGTATCAGTAAATCGTTTGGTGATCGTACGCTTTACAAAGATTTATCATTCGTTGTACCACCTGCAGCGATTGTGGGTATCGTAGGTGAGAATGGTGCAGGTAAAACGACACTATTCCGTATGATGACGGGTGAGCAACAACCTGATACAGGTACAGTAGTACTGGGTGATTCAGTAAAAGTTGCTTATGTGGGTCAGATTCGTGACACATTAGACAACAACAAAACCGTTTGGGAAGAAGTGTCTGGCGGTCTTGATATCTTACGTATTGGCGAGTATGAAATTGCTTCTCGTGCGTATATCGGTCGCTTTAACTTCAAAGGTCAAGATCAGCAAAAGCGTGTAGGTCAATTGTCAGGTGGTGAGCGTAACCGTTTACAACTTGCGAAAATCCTGCAAATGGGCGCAAACGTGATCTTACTCGATGAACCGTCAAATGACTTGGATATTGAAACCTTACGTGCGCTTGAGGATGCAATTTTAGTCTTCCCAGGTACCGTGATGGTGATCTCGCATGACCGTTGGTTCCTCGACCGTATTGCAACACATATCTTGTCATTTGAAGGTGAAACTCCAGAATTCTTCACAGGTAACTATGCGGAATTTGAAGAATACCGTCGTAAACGTGATGGTGATGACTTAGTTGCGAAGCGTCAGAAATACCGCAAAATTGGTGGTTAACGTTCTACTGAATGCATATTAATAAAAGACCAGCCTAAGGGCTGGTCTTTTTTTAATTAAAGTAAAAAAACTGGCGAAAACCAGTTTTTTTGAGGGGGAAATAAGGTTAGGATGTTTTCTGGTTAAGAAATCACGATTTGGTTTAAAGCACGTTGAAGTTCTTGCTGAGCAGCTGGATGACCTTGATTTGCAGCTTGCGATAACCATTTTTCGGCATGTTGATAGTTACGATCTAAGCCAAGTTGACCATTCAGATAGCTTAAACCCATTTTATATTGGGCATCTTTGTCACCACGTAACGCAGCTCTGAGATAGTTCCACATTGCATTACGGGCATCCTGGTTATTCGTGTAACCATCGGGACGATTAGAATATAAATTATTTGAGATATTTTCTTCAAAAACATGTGCTTGCTGTAGCTCGTAATTGGCTTCAGATGAGCTGCTTTGATGAAAATTGTTCTTTAATTCGTTTTGTTTTCTAACTTTTTTAAGTAGATAAGTTAACATGCTAAAGGTCCCCCTTTAATTGTTATCGACGAAAATGAAAAACCTTATATCTATAACTTATATTGTTTTTTTGTGACTGCAAATCAATTTTTGTAACTGTTTAAGTAAAAACAAAGATATTCATTCCAAAATGATACTGATTGGATTTTTTATCAAAAAATATTTATAAAATTCAAATGTGTATTGTTAAGTATGATTAATAAATAAATGGAAATTAAAGATGAGTGGACATTCAAATCATGACCATAGTCATGTCGTGGTTGGCGAAGGAAATTTTAACAAATTGCGCTGGGCATTGGTGATTACCGCTCTATTTTTGATTGTGGAAATTATTGCTGCACTTTTTACTAAAAGTTTAGCCTTGTTATCCGATGCGGCGCATATGTTTACGGATGTGGCTGCTTTAGCAATTGCATTATTTGCGATCAAAATTGGTAAATTACCTGCAGATGATAAGCGAACTTTTGGTTATCAACGTTTTGAAATATTGGCAGCACTGTTCAATGCAGTCATGTTATTTGTTGTCGCCATATACATTCTTTATGAAGCGTATCAGCGCTTTACCACACCAGCAGAAATCCAAACCTTAGGCATGCTGATTGTTGCTGTGCTTGGGCTAATTGTTAACTTGATTTCAATGCGTATCTTGATGTCTGGGGCAAATGATAGTCTCAATGTTAAAGGTGCGTACTTAGAGGTGCTGAGTGATGCGGTGGGTTCGGTCGGTGTAATTATTGCTGCAATTGTTATTTATTACACAGGTTGGATGTGGGTGGATTCACTGATTGCTGTATTGGTGGGGGTATGGGTATTGCCGAGAACATGGATTCTATTAAAGCAAAGTATCAATATTTTGTTAGAAGGTGTTCCAGAAGAAGTAGATATTGAAAAGTTAAGACAGGATTTATTGAGTTTGAAAGGGGTGGAAAGTATTCATCAACTTAAAGTCTGGGCAATTACCTCTAAAAATATTCATCTGACAGTACATTTGTATGCTCCTGAAGTTGATCATACTTTGCTGTATCAAGAGGCAATGGAAATGTTAAGTCATCAGCATGGAATTTCAGAAATGACATTACAGATTGAGGATGATTATTGTCTGGCTCAATCACATCAGGGACATGTTGCTCATGAACATAAAGAGCGTGATGGGCATTCACATCAGCATTAAGTTGATGTGAATGTATTTTGAATGCCTAATACGAAAAATTAGTTTTCCCACTCGTGGTTACAATCGCGACATTTCCATTTTTTTTGCGATTGCATAAATGCTTGCATAGAAATTTTAAAATCTGGAAGATCACGCCAAAACATGACGCCTGCAATTGCAGCAACAATAAATACAGCAAGCGTGATGAACATTAATGTTTGTCCAGAGCCATTGCCAAAAATGGACATACCAATATTTACGATCAATAAAATCACGAACAATAAGATGGTAGGAACCAAGATGACTAGGCTCTTAGGTACCATCGGGCGGGTAACAGGACCGTTTGCTTGTGTAACCGGTAAGATTTTACGACTTTGACACTTTGGACATTGGTATTGCATTACAACTCCAGATTTTTCATTCATGCGTTATTTTAATCGCAAACTGAGAGAAAGCAAAAATCTGTTTTTTGAATATGGCTGGATAGCATTAATTTAATGATGACTTAACATAAATTAAAAGATTATGTTGAAAGCTTAGATTTATATTAAATTTTAAGACAACAAAAAGCCCAAGTCATGATGCTTGGGCTTTTTGTGTAAGATGTGCATAAACAACATCTAAAATTTGGCGTCCCTACGGGGATTCGAACCCCGGTTACCGCCGTGAAAGGGCGATGTCCTAGGCCTCTAGACGATAGGGACTTATCGAGGCAACACAGTAGGTTATTTACGACCTAGTCTCTGTGTGAGCGCTATATTAGGGGCATAGCACTCACACGTCAACCTTAAATTTACTTATGCTTCATCAACTGCATCATTTTTCGGCAATTTTAAGCTTTCGTTGAGTTTTTCCCATACTTTTGCTTCTTTTTTGCTCGGACCACCGACGATTTCAAGCGCATGGCGTAAACGTGCAAATGTTAAATCAGGACCGATGGTGACCATAGATTGCATCACAGGGGTTGAGGATGTTGAACCTGCAATAGCAATAAAGAACGTTGGCATAAAGTCGCGAAGTTTAATGCCCATTTGGTTTGCAAGATCCATGAGGGTTTGACTCACAGTGTCATTGTTCCACGTAAACATACTTTCCAAACGCCAAATGGCAAATTGAAGGCTTTGACGAACTTGTTCTTCAGTCAGTTTTTTACTTTCAAATTGTTCTTTACTGATACTTGGGAATTGGTTGAAGTAGAAACCAGCCCAATTCACAGCTTCAGACAATAGGTTAATACGCGGTTGAATCGCAGCTGCGATGTCTTCAAGCATTTGGCGGTCAGACTTCCACGCCAATAATGTGTCAAGCAACTGACCTGGTGTTAAGCCCTTAATCCATTGACCGTTTAACCAGTTAAGTTTTTCCACATCAAAGATTGGACCACCCAGTGATACACGTTTAATGTCAAAGTTCTCGATCATCTCAGCTAAAGTGAACTTTTCACTTTCATCAGGCATTGACCAACCCATACGACCCAAATAGTTCAACAAAGCTTCTGGTAGTACGCCAATATCTTTGTAGTAGTTAATCGAAGTTGGGTTTTTACGTTTAGACAGTTTTGATTTGTCTGGGTTACGAAGTAATGGCATGTGACAAAGCACAGGCATTTCCCAACCAAAGTACTGGTAAAGCAACTGATGCTTAGGTGCAGAAGGAATCCATTCTTCACCACGAATCACATGTGTGATTTCCATTAAGTGGTCATCGACGACATTGGCTAAATGGTAAGTGGGTAAACCATCAGTTTTAAGCAGAATTTGCATGTCGACTTGCGCCCATGGAATTTCGACTTCACCACGGAGCATGTCATTAAATTTGCAGATGCCTTCATTCGGTACTTTCATACGAATTACATGCGGTTCACCAGCGGCAAGGCGGCGTTGTACTTCTTCTTGAGTAAGCAGTAAACCACGGCCATCATAACGCGGTGTTTCACCACGTGCTTGTTGTTCAGCACGCATTTGATCTAATTCTTCTGCGGTCGCAAAGCAATAAAATGCATGACCCTTTTCCACAAGGTCCAATGCATATTGCTTATAAATGCCCATACGTTCAGATTGGCGATAGGGTGCATGAGGACCACCAACATCTGGACCTTCTGACCAATTTAAACCTAACCAACGGAGTGAATCTAAAATCATTTTTTCAGATTCAGGTGTTGAGCGAAGTTGGTCAGTATCTTCAATACGTAGAATGAATTCACCGCCATGTTGTTTCGCAAAACACAGGTTAAATAGCGCAATGTAGGCAGTACCTACATGAGGAAAGCCAGTAGGCGAGGGAGCAATACGAGTACGAACTGTCATGACCAAAAAATATTCAGAATGTGTATTAAATCTATTATAACGAAAAAAGATCAGCTTTATGCTTAATTGATGAAATCATCAATAGGTATTTTCAAAGATTATAAATGGAAAAACCAACAAACAACGGCTTCAACTGGGGCTGAAGGTAATTTGTTGGTTTTTAGCTTTAATGTCATAGAGTCACATTAAAGTGTTCTTAATCCTTTGAGTCTTAAGAGTTATGAGGCTGGAATAAAGCTTGTACAAAACGAGAGAAGCGTTGATGTTGCTCCGCTAAAAAGTTTTGAGATGGTGCATTATTGATCGAGGTGATCATTTTGAGTTGATCAACATCGGTGGTTGGTAATCTGTTGTCTTGACGTTCACGTTTTTGTTGTGACAAAGCCTTAACAATGGGTGATTGCTTTTCAGAAATCATCATAGGCTGAACACTTTTAATGCTCTTTTGAATCGCAGCAGCAGAAGTTGTTTGTGTCACTGCACCGAAGGCGATACTTATTGTTAAGAGTAAATAATTATGTGCTTTTTTCATTTCAATCATCCCCAGATGTGTTAGATATTTTTTAGTAGAAATTGATCTTGGATTACAATTTAACCATATTTTGCCACAAAAAGTACAAATACATCATAATTTTTTACAAAAAAACGATAATTATCACAATAAGTGTAAATGTATTACTGTGAAAGTTTAAACTTTGTTAGTTTTAACAAAGAATTATGAAGATAGAGTGAAGAAATCTAAAACATATCTTTTTTTTGAATCATGATCTGAATTTTAAGCATAAAAAAAGTGCAAAATAAAAGCAGGGGAAAATATATCATAAAAAAAGATTTGGACATTTTTTATTCTTATAACTAAGTGATTGTTAATTCAGATAGAAAAAAATATATTAGCTCAAATCATGAAAATAATGAGTTATAAATGAACAAGTTTATTCAAAAAACATTATTCAGTGCAATCGCTGTTGGGGCGCTCGTATCCAGCTTTAATGTTATTGCTGCAAAGGACTTCTTAAATGTTTCTTATGATCCAACACGCGAGTTCTATCAAGAATATAACAAAAGTTTTGGTACTTATTGGAAAAAGAAAACCGGACAAGATGTGAGTTTTAAACAGTCACATGGCGGATCTGGTAAGCAAGCACGTTCAGTTGTTGATGGTTTGCAAGCAGATGTCGTGACTTTAGCCTTAGCGAATGACATTGATGAAATTGTCGCTGCTGGTCAGATTGATAAAAACTGGCAAACAGAGTTTAAAAACAACTCTGCACCATACACGTCAACAATTGTCTTTTTAGTTCGTAAGGGGAATCCAAAAAATATTAAAGACTGGAATGATTTGGTGAAACCTGGTGTAGAAATTATTACGCCAAATCCAAAAACGGGTGGAGCACCACGTTGGATTTATCTTGCTGCTTGGGGTTATGCGCTTAAACAGCCTGGCGGTAATGATGCTAAAGCACGTGAATTGGTTAAACAGCTTTATCGAAATGTGAAAGTATTGGATTCTGGTGCTCGTGGTTCATTAACAACGTTTGCAGAACGTGGCATTGGTGATGTTTTATTGTCTTGGGAAAATGAAGCATTACTTGCGATATCTGGTCCTGATAAAGATAAATATCAAATCGTTTATCCTTCTATTTCGATCTTGGCTGAGCCTTCTGTCGCAATTGTAGATAAAGTCGTTGATAAAAATGGGAATCGTAATTTAGCGAAAGGCTATTTAAATTATTTGTATTCACCTATTGGTCAGGATTTAGCAGCTAAATACAATTTCCGTCCACGTGATGCCAAAGCTGCTGCAAAATATGCACATAAATTTCCAAAAATTAAACTCTTTACCATTAATGATGTATTTGGTGGTTGGGCAAAAGCGCAAAAAACACATTTTGTAAATGGTGCAATCTACGATCAATTTACTGCTGAAAAATAATGAAAAAGAGCACCGATCAGGTGCTCTTTTTATTGTTGATAAGACATTTAAAAATTAAAAAATATCTTTAAATAGAGGTGTCAGCAATTTATTGCCATATTCATTCAAATGATCACCATCTCGATAAATGGCACGACCCTGATATTGCGTAATACAATGATCAGACGTACAGAGAACAGCTGTTGAGTGAATAATTTCTGCGCCACATTTTTGCGCGACATTTTGCTGAATTTGAGCCAGTTTTTCTGATCGAGCGAGATATTGCTTGAATGGCAAAGTTCGATGTTCCGTTTTTCCAGATCTAAAAATTGATTGGTTCATAGTCTGTGGAACATTGAAGCCAACTTCTGGAATTGAATCGACAATATACACCTTGGAATGGCGTGTTAAATCGCAAATGGTTTTTTCATAGTTTTTTGCAAATGCTGCATATATTTCGGCTTTGTTGGTACTGTGATCACTAAAATTGATCGTAAGTACATTCTTTGTTTTTACACGAGCAGGATCATTTTCACCTTCCAATCTTTGCAAATAACGATTGATGAGAATGATAGGTGTACCTTGATGCTGTGCTAAGTATTGTTGTTTCTTCTGATTAATTAATTCACATTGGTTGTCGTTAAATTCTGCATTAAGAATATATGGACAGCCTGAATTGGAAAGGGTAATTGTACCTTGCTTTTCTAAGTCTAAAGCATTCGAAATCCCTGTTGTTACAGCGTTGGCATGACTATCGCCTACAACAATGGCACGAATATTTGAAGCATTGCCAATCATACACTCGGAAAGATCATCATCAGATTTAGAGACGCAGTCATAAGGATTTTCATTTTCAGCATCGGCAAGAACTTGTCGTATTTCTGGAGGGTAATGAAACTCCATGCCATTGGTGGCTTTAACGACATAGCTGAATCCCAATAGAAAAATGGCGAGGTAGATAGGTTTAACTTTATAAATATTTTTCCAGTGGTTATAGGTCGGAAGTTTTATTCTTTCAATAGTTTGATAACTCAGATAACCGATTAAGATAGAAAGAGGAATTCCGTATAACCACCAATGTTCTATAGAGAAATACAGACCAAAAACCACCAAAGGCCAATGCCAGACATAAATAGA contains these protein-coding regions:
- the ettA gene encoding energy-dependent translational throttle protein EttA, producing MAQYIYTMNRVSKMVPPKREILKDISLSFFPGAKIGVLGLNGAGKSTLLRIMAGVDKDFSGEARAQPGIKIGYLEQEPPLDETKDVRGNVEDGLREPLDALARLDEVFAEYAAEDADFDALAKEQEKLEAIIHAWDAHNIANQMDQAAAALNLPAWDADVTKLSGGERRRVALCRLLLSKPDMLLLDEPTNHLDASSVSWLERFLKDFPGTIVAITHDRYFLDNVAEWILELDRGMGIPYQGNYSSWLEQKNARLEQENKQEESFAKALKKELEWVRSNAKGQQKKNKARMERFEELNSREFQQRNETSEIYIPPGPRLGNKVVEVEGISKSFGDRTLYKDLSFVVPPAAIVGIVGENGAGKTTLFRMMTGEQQPDTGTVVLGDSVKVAYVGQIRDTLDNNKTVWEEVSGGLDILRIGEYEIASRAYIGRFNFKGQDQQKRVGQLSGGERNRLQLAKILQMGANVILLDEPSNDLDIETLRALEDAILVFPGTVMVISHDRWFLDRIATHILSFEGETPEFFTGNYAEFEEYRRKRDGDDLVAKRQKYRKIGG
- the gltX gene encoding glutamate--tRNA ligase is translated as MTVRTRIAPSPTGFPHVGTAYIALFNLCFAKQHGGEFILRIEDTDQLRSTPESEKMILDSLRWLGLNWSEGPDVGGPHAPYRQSERMGIYKQYALDLVEKGHAFYCFATAEELDQMRAEQQARGETPRYDGRGLLLTQEEVQRRLAAGEPHVIRMKVPNEGICKFNDMLRGEVEIPWAQVDMQILLKTDGLPTYHLANVVDDHLMEITHVIRGEEWIPSAPKHQLLYQYFGWEMPVLCHMPLLRNPDKSKLSKRKNPTSINYYKDIGVLPEALLNYLGRMGWSMPDESEKFTLAEMIENFDIKRVSLGGPIFDVEKLNWLNGQWIKGLTPGQLLDTLLAWKSDRQMLEDIAAAIQPRINLLSEAVNWAGFYFNQFPSISKEQFESKKLTEEQVRQSLQFAIWRLESMFTWNNDTVSQTLMDLANQMGIKLRDFMPTFFIAIAGSTSSTPVMQSMVTIGPDLTFARLRHALEIVGGPSKKEAKVWEKLNESLKLPKNDAVDEA
- a CDS encoding tetratricopeptide repeat protein translates to MLTYLLKKVRKQNELKNNFHQSSSSEANYELQQAHVFEENISNNLYSNRPDGYTNNQDARNAMWNYLRAALRGDKDAQYKMGLSYLNGQLGLDRNYQHAEKWLSQAANQGHPAAQQELQRALNQIVIS
- a CDS encoding sulfate ABC transporter substrate-binding protein encodes the protein MNKFIQKTLFSAIAVGALVSSFNVIAAKDFLNVSYDPTREFYQEYNKSFGTYWKKKTGQDVSFKQSHGGSGKQARSVVDGLQADVVTLALANDIDEIVAAGQIDKNWQTEFKNNSAPYTSTIVFLVRKGNPKNIKDWNDLVKPGVEIITPNPKTGGAPRWIYLAAWGYALKQPGGNDAKARELVKQLYRNVKVLDSGARGSLTTFAERGIGDVLLSWENEALLAISGPDKDKYQIVYPSISILAEPSVAIVDKVVDKNGNRNLAKGYLNYLYSPIGQDLAAKYNFRPRDAKAAAKYAHKFPKIKLFTINDVFGGWAKAQKTHFVNGAIYDQFTAEK
- a CDS encoding DUF4179 domain-containing protein yields the protein MKKAHNYLLLTISIAFGAVTQTTSAAAIQKSIKSVQPMMISEKQSPIVKALSQQKRERQDNRLPTTDVDQLKMITSINNAPSQNFLAEQHQRFSRFVQALFQPHNS
- a CDS encoding cation diffusion facilitator family transporter; this translates as MSGHSNHDHSHVVVGEGNFNKLRWALVITALFLIVEIIAALFTKSLALLSDAAHMFTDVAALAIALFAIKIGKLPADDKRTFGYQRFEILAALFNAVMLFVVAIYILYEAYQRFTTPAEIQTLGMLIVAVLGLIVNLISMRILMSGANDSLNVKGAYLEVLSDAVGSVGVIIAAIVIYYTGWMWVDSLIAVLVGVWVLPRTWILLKQSINILLEGVPEEVDIEKLRQDLLSLKGVESIHQLKVWAITSKNIHLTVHLYAPEVDHTLLYQEAMEMLSHQHGISEMTLQIEDDYCLAQSHQGHVAHEHKERDGHSHQH
- a CDS encoding O-acetylhomoserine aminocarboxypropyltransferase/cysteine synthase family protein produces the protein MTYKDETLAIHAGYAPEATTKAVAVPIYQTTSYAFDNTQHGADLFDLKVQGNIYTRIMNPTTAVLEQRVAALEGGIGALALASGMAAITYAIQTIAEAGDNIASVSTLYGGTYNLFAHTLPKQGIEVRFFDYQNPEALRGLIDEKTKLVFVESIGNPLGNIIDLEAIAKIAHEYGVPVVVDNTVATPVLQKSFDFGADIVVHSLTKYIGGHGNSIGGIIVDSGKFPWGKYPERFKALNTPDPSYHGVNYVEALGEAAYIARARVVPLRNTGAAISPQNVFLILQGLETLSLRMERHTENALKVAEYLKSHPKVKWVNYAGLKDHPQYALAQKYVKGKPSAILSFGVQDGLAGGTRFIDALQLFTRLVNIGDAKSLACHPATTTHRQLNEEELKAAGVSIDMVRLSIGIEHADDLIADLEQALAQV
- a CDS encoding LysR family transcriptional regulator, giving the protein MDKVEYLKTFCLVAEMKSFAQVAKYLGLPRSTVTYAIQSLEKEYEVLLFYRTTRKVSLTHEGELFYQEAQQLIQKLKELHRFKYQVREQKGKITVGLPKRMATQILIPRLAEFYQNHPEVKVHIKCCDEYSNLIDQQLDCVIRVGVVKDEYLIAKSLGTCRLCSVVAPSYIQFFGKPTRFEDLDQHYAVEYLIEKNQKDKSELLFLGQRLKLPHLVLVEDTESYIQAGLAGLGIIQIPEFDARFYLKQGTLIEIFKENESIQLPIHFLSPDRKFRPEYLQDFMRWFAEILQSTMDASSQNQAQPKSN
- a CDS encoding SDR family NAD(P)-dependent oxidoreductase — encoded protein: MNNKLDRKLINKVKDKVVLITGASSGIGLTTAHKLADAGAHVLLVARTEEALIEAKAEIEAKGGKASVFPCDLNDMNAIDEVSQQILFAVDHIDILINNAGRSIRRAVHESTDRFHDFERTIQLNYFGAVRLILNILPHMIKRKDGHIINISSIGVLANATRFSAYVASKAALDAFSRCLSAEVHAHKIAITSVYMPLVRTPMIAPTKIYNYVPTLSPEQAADLIAYAIVKRPKKVATHLGRLASITYAIAPDINNILMSIGYNLFPSSTASVGKQEKLNLVQRAYARLFPGEHW
- a CDS encoding zinc-ribbon domain-containing protein; protein product: MQYQCPKCQSRKILPVTQANGPVTRPMVPKSLVILVPTILLFVILLIVNIGMSIFGNGSGQTLMFITLAVFIVAAIAGVMFWRDLPDFKISMQAFMQSQKKWKCRDCNHEWEN